One Pecten maximus chromosome 7, xPecMax1.1, whole genome shotgun sequence genomic window carries:
- the LOC117330863 gene encoding uncharacterized protein LOC117330863 isoform X4: protein MPRRTGSAGIFAISIALMVYHTDAADSVTLSELVCDSQIYDIKDGDSLLIKWDGTELPKYCRLGFEAPDTSSWTCFNIEKFRLYNCKFYIEIYKNFEKYSSKRYDCSSTDIDDEYCLQSQKITYLKFTYNHTGIASFSPHVRLSVSVQHKEADAVASPEVSEITRNILAIGVAIGFIVCFVAVKKREHLKNCKEYMECIACLPCALCELICTACRSLKNRCRDCVTSVDIDCSQPLVCCQPRSQEPNARDAPTPTVHSQTTEFGNYVADFDDITTEESAHPSAAPTDNGWAPPPYVAPPPDESVPEAPPPSYYDVITGSVSVSKA, encoded by the exons ATGCCTCGACGGACAGGCAGCGCCGGCATCTTTGCAATATCAATAGCACTAATGGTTTACCATACAG ATGCTGCCGATTCAGTTACACTGAGCGAACTAGTTTGTGACTCTCAG ATTTACGATATAAAAGATGGTGACTCTTTGTTAATAAAATGGGATGGAACTGAACTCCCTAAGTACTGTCGCCTTGGATTCGAGGCTCCAGACACCAGTTCCTGGACATGTTTCAATATAGAAAAATTTCGTCTGTACAACtgtaaattttatattgaaatatataaaaattttGAGAAGTACTCATCAAAG AGATATGACTGCAGTTCCACAGACATCGACGATGAGTACTGCTTACAATCCCAGAAGATAACCTACCTCAAGTTTACCTACAACCATACCGGAATCGCCTCGTTTAGTCCACATGTTAGACTCTCCGTCAGCGTTCAACATAAAGAGGCCGATGCCGTTGCTTCACCTGAAG tttcGGAAATCACACGAAACATCTTGGCCATAGGTGTAGCGATAGGATTTATAGTATGTTTTGTCGCAGTGAAAAAGAGAGAACATTTAAAGAATTGCAAAGAATATATGGAATGTATAGCCTGCCTTCCATGCGCTTTATGTGAACTGATATGCACGGCATGCCGCTCTTTAAAGAATAGATGTCGTGACTGTGTGACGTCAGTGGATATTGACTGCAGTCAGCCATTGGTTTGTTGTCAGCCTCGTTCTCAGGAACCAAATGCAAGAGACGCCCCCACACCCACCGTACACTCGCAAACAACAGAATTTGGAAATTATGTAGCAG ATTTCGATGATATAACGACTGAGGAATCAGCACATCCTTCAGCAGCCCCCACAGACAATGGATGGGCCCCTCCCCCTTACGTAGCTCCTCCCCCTGACGAGTCCGTTCCAGAAGCGCCACCTCCttcatattatgacgtcatcacagGAAGTGTTAGTGTGTCTAAAGCATAA
- the LOC117330863 gene encoding uncharacterized protein LOC117330863 isoform X1, which translates to MPRRTGSAGIFAISIALMVYHTDAADSVTLSELVCDSQIYDIKDGDSLLIKWDGTELPKYCRLGFEAPDTSSWTCFNIEKFRLYNCKFYIEIYKNFEKYSSKRYDCSSTDIDDEYCLQSQKITYLKFTYNHTGIASFSPHVRLSVSVQHKEADAVASPEVSGFNVLPIILILGVVGGGGALIKHKHGLTCLRETLGALWECLNDSVCCIIKAVSCESSRAVQEDTSRNRTEHTDIAITFEPGVTLSRHNSMLSLGILASVIPNNSNNRSRANDNATEDTSRNRTEEPFLPSSDTESYTTLSEDNSLLSLDIDDGFTEEPLDPSTPPTDNIYDPPSYVVPLPDSIAAPRTLAVNDIVDPPPYVAPPSPEEPPPSYYDVVTMNK; encoded by the exons ATGCCTCGACGGACAGGCAGCGCCGGCATCTTTGCAATATCAATAGCACTAATGGTTTACCATACAG ATGCTGCCGATTCAGTTACACTGAGCGAACTAGTTTGTGACTCTCAG ATTTACGATATAAAAGATGGTGACTCTTTGTTAATAAAATGGGATGGAACTGAACTCCCTAAGTACTGTCGCCTTGGATTCGAGGCTCCAGACACCAGTTCCTGGACATGTTTCAATATAGAAAAATTTCGTCTGTACAACtgtaaattttatattgaaatatataaaaattttGAGAAGTACTCATCAAAG AGATATGACTGCAGTTCCACAGACATCGACGATGAGTACTGCTTACAATCCCAGAAGATAACCTACCTCAAGTTTACCTACAACCATACCGGAATCGCCTCGTTTAGTCCACATGTTAGACTCTCCGTCAGCGTTCAACATAAAGAGGCCGATGCCGTTGCTTCACCTGAAG tTTCAGGTTTCAATGTCCTTCCTATCATACTGATTCTTGGTGTTGTCGGAGGAGGCGGTGCCTTGATAAAACACAAGCACGGCTTGACGTGTTTACGCGAGACACTGGGAGCTTTATGGGAATGTCTGAATGATAGTGTGTGTTGTATCATAAAAGCTGTATCATGTGAATCGTCCAGAGCAGTACAGGAGGACACATCTAGAAACAGAACTGAACATACTGATATAGCCATTACGTTCGAACCTGGCGTGACATTGTCTCGTCACAACAGCATGCTTTCACTTG GCATTCTAGCGAGTGTGATACCAAACAATTCAAACAATAGATCACGTGCAAATGACAATGCAACTGAGGACACGTCGAGAAACAGAACTGAAGAACCGTTTTTACCTTCTTCTGATACTGAATCTTACACGACTCTATCAGAAGACAATAGCCTTCTATCGCTAG ACATTGATGATGGGTTTACAGAGGAGCCCTTGGACCCTTCCACACCCCCTACCGATAATATATATGATCCACCTTCTTACGTTGTCCCTCTCCCTGATTCGATTGCAGCTCCTCGAACACTTGCTGTCAACGATATAGTTGATCCTCCTCCTTACGTCGCCCCGCCCTCACCCGAGGAACCGCCTCCGTCCTATTATGACGTAGTGACAATGAATAAATAG
- the LOC117330863 gene encoding uncharacterized protein LOC117330863 isoform X2, protein MPRRTGSAGIFAISIALMVYHTDAADSVTLSELVCDSQIYDIKDGDSLLIKWDGTELPKYCRLGFEAPDTSSWTCFNIEKFRLYNCKFYIEIYKNFEKYSSKRYDCSSTDIDDEYCLQSQKITYLKFTYNHTGIASFSPHVRLSVSVQHKEADAVASPEEFNVGHVFGIVSGSLVICACAGILKAICERFFENCRESCNEVCGCIPYILCGIRECIAGCFGCEKKEDADPEENTETVVTQEPLRVYTINDSVVNRTSAVSLDTIDSLEERDSLIGGNGRNEDNEWDPPDYVPPMPPTAPPADSLSDLSPHYVAPYPSAPRSDSLSEAPPPYVAPSPSARRSDSISDAPPPYVAPSPSASRSDSLSEAPPPSYYDYVTDNFS, encoded by the exons ATGCCTCGACGGACAGGCAGCGCCGGCATCTTTGCAATATCAATAGCACTAATGGTTTACCATACAG ATGCTGCCGATTCAGTTACACTGAGCGAACTAGTTTGTGACTCTCAG ATTTACGATATAAAAGATGGTGACTCTTTGTTAATAAAATGGGATGGAACTGAACTCCCTAAGTACTGTCGCCTTGGATTCGAGGCTCCAGACACCAGTTCCTGGACATGTTTCAATATAGAAAAATTTCGTCTGTACAACtgtaaattttatattgaaatatataaaaattttGAGAAGTACTCATCAAAG AGATATGACTGCAGTTCCACAGACATCGACGATGAGTACTGCTTACAATCCCAGAAGATAACCTACCTCAAGTTTACCTACAACCATACCGGAATCGCCTCGTTTAGTCCACATGTTAGACTCTCCGTCAGCGTTCAACATAAAGAGGCCGATGCCGTTGCTTCACCTGAAG AATTTAATGTCGGACACGTTTTCGGGATCGTATCTGGCAGTTTGGTTATATGTGCTTGTGCTGGAATTCTGAAAGCAATTTGTGAAAGGTTTTTCGAAAACTGTAGAGAATCTTGTAATGAAGTGTGTGGATGTATTCCCTATATCCTGTGCGGCATAAGGGAATGCATAGCAGGATGTTTCGGTTGTGAAAAGAAAGAGGATGCTGATCCTGAAGAGAATACAGAAACTGTTGTGACACAGGAACCACTGAGAGTATATACTATAAATGATTCTGTGGTGAATCGGACCAGTGCTGTCAGTTTGGACACAATAGACTCTCTAG AGGAAAGAGATTCTTTGATAGGAGGCAACGGGCGGAATGAGGATAATGAGTGGGATCCACCTGATTACGTTCCCCCTATGCCCCCTACTGCTCCCCCTGCTGACTCATTGTCGGATTTATCGCCTCATTACGTAGCCCCGTACCCTAGTGCGCCTCGTTCTGACTCATTATCGGAAGCACCCCCTCCTTACGTTGCCCCGTCGCCAAGTGCGCGTCGTTCTGACTCAATATCGGACGCACCACCTCCTTACGTTGCCCCGTCGCCAAGTGCGTCTCGTTCTGACTCATTATCGGAAGCACCACCTCCTTCCTATTATGATTACGTGACCGATAATTTTTCGTAA